Proteins encoded in a region of the Phaenicophaeus curvirostris isolate KB17595 chromosome 1, BPBGC_Pcur_1.0, whole genome shotgun sequence genome:
- the LOC138721456 gene encoding collagen alpha-1(I) chain-like, with translation MSYSRSNPGNPSQDLGFKTLAYPPRGSRVTVTPALCDNTQDLAAASGSKASARDPISQSAPPALNRGVRQAKHQGCGFPEEEPQRRSPRKLLSEPGAPASQAGPRVARSPRARKRPRRHRSFFLPPVPATSSWKRSAAPRSVRELAPVRPEVSPPGEDGERALPGTGRGGERGFPRLPPMQTPPAEPGSLRGRWGEAPRLVPADTRLPPPLLRGAPGGSGTRGSGGTGGASAGGDGMMEYTQSQRKSGRTVLGAKCSKFTSYNLAADNWTR, from the exons ATGTCATATTCCCGTAGCAACCCTGGAAACCCCAGCCAAGACTTGGGTTTCAAGACCCTCGCTTATCCTCCAAGAGGTTCGCGTGTTACTGTTACACCTGCGCTCTGCGA CAACACGCAGGACCTGGCGGCTGCCAGTGGCAGCAAGGCCAGCGCAAGGGACCCGATCTCTCAGTCGGCCCCCCCTGCTCTGAACAGAGGAGTCCGGCAAGCGAAGCACCAAGGCTGCGGCTTTCCCGAGGAGGAACCACAGCGCAGGAGTCCCAGGAAGCTCCTGTCGGAGCCCGGAGCTCCCGCATCCCAAGCCGGACCTCGCGTCGCACGCTCACCCCGCGCACGAAAGCGCCCTAGAAGGCACCGCTCGTTTTTTCTACCGCCCGTTCCAGCGACatccagctggaagaggagcgCAGCGCCCCGATCCGTCCGAGAACTCGCTCCCGTTCGCCCCGAGGTGTCGCCGCCGGGGGAGGACGGCGAGCGGGCGCTCCCAGGTACGGGGcgaggaggggaaaggggattTCCTCGGCTCCCTCCCATGCAAACCCCTCCCGCGGAGCCCGGCTCCCTCCGCGGCCGCTGGGGGGAGGCTCCGCGCCTCGTCCCCGCTGACACCCGCCTCCCGCCCCCGCTGCTCCGAGGGGCGCCGGGCGGCTCGGGCACCCGCGGCAGCGGCGGCACCGGCGGAGCCAGCGCGGGCGGGGATGGAATGATGGAATATACACAATCACAAAGGAAAAGTGGCCGGACTGTGCTGGGGGCAAAATGCAGCAAGTTT ACAAGCTACAATTTAGCGGCAGACAATTGGACACGGTAA